The following are encoded in a window of Pseudalgibacter alginicilyticus genomic DNA:
- a CDS encoding Gfo/Idh/MocA family protein, with product MNNSNHKIIRWGIIGLGNIANKFATDLLTIDNSELYAVASRSQVKADAFSKKYNAKKAYNNYEALAKDENIDAVYIATPHALHKENTLLCLEHGIAVLCEKPFAMNGIEVDEMILKAKEKNVLLMEALWTYFLPHYQFVLKALQNKTYGNILKMEADFGFYRAFNTNSRLFEKSLGGGSLLDIGIYPIFAALSTLGKPETMNANATFFENGIDASCNMSFNYKNGVIADLKSTLLEDTPTQAIFYCENGTIKINTQFHSPSTVTITTNEKEETIDFNYKTIGYNYEAIHFNELLIQEKTESDIMSFNFSKQLIKTLDEVRKIIKLNY from the coding sequence ATGAACAACTCAAATCATAAAATTATCCGTTGGGGCATCATTGGCCTCGGAAATATTGCTAACAAATTTGCAACCGATTTATTGACAATTGATAATTCTGAATTGTATGCTGTTGCTTCTCGCTCACAAGTAAAGGCGGATGCTTTTTCAAAAAAATACAACGCAAAAAAAGCTTACAACAACTATGAAGCATTAGCAAAAGACGAAAACATTGATGCTGTTTATATTGCTACTCCCCACGCTTTACACAAAGAAAATACACTTCTATGTTTAGAACATGGTATTGCTGTTTTATGTGAAAAACCATTTGCCATGAATGGTATTGAAGTAGATGAAATGATTTTAAAAGCCAAAGAAAAAAACGTATTACTCATGGAGGCTCTTTGGACATACTTTTTACCTCATTATCAATTTGTTTTAAAAGCACTACAAAATAAAACTTACGGGAATATATTAAAAATGGAAGCTGATTTTGGCTTCTATAGAGCATTTAACACCAATTCCAGACTTTTTGAAAAATCATTAGGAGGTGGCAGCCTTTTAGATATTGGCATCTACCCTATTTTTGCAGCACTTTCAACATTAGGGAAACCAGAAACAATGAATGCAAACGCTACTTTTTTTGAAAATGGTATTGATGCGTCGTGTAACATGTCTTTTAATTATAAAAACGGAGTTATTGCAGATTTAAAAAGTACTTTGTTAGAAGACACACCTACTCAAGCTATCTTTTATTGTGAAAATGGAACAATTAAAATTAATACCCAGTTTCATTCCCCTTCAACCGTTACAATTACCACAAATGAAAAAGAAGAAACCATCGATTTTAATTACAAAACCATAGGCTATAATTACGAAGCCATACACTTTAATGAACTGTTGATTCAAGAAAAGACGGAAAGTGATATCATGTCTTTTAATTTTAGCAAACAGTTGATAAAAACTTTGGATGAAGTACGAAAAATTATTAAACTTAACTATTAA
- a CDS encoding sodium:solute symporter: MQTLSWIDWTVLAVTLIAIVSYGTWQTRGSKNVQDYLRGGNTSKWWTIGLSVMATQASAITFLSTPGQAFNDGMGFVQFYFGLPIAMVVICMVFIPLYHRLKVYTAYEFLENRFDLKTRTLTAILFLIQRGLAAGITIFAPAIILSVVLGWDLLTLNIIIGFLVIIYTVSGGTRAVNVTQKHQMVIIFFGMLVAFFLIVSKLPTDITFSKALNIAGASGKMEVLDFSFDLNNRYTFWSGIIGGTFLMLSYFGTDQSQVQRYLSGKSVKEMQLGLLFNGLLKIPMQFFILIVGVMVFVFYQFNQAPLNFNPVGTEVVLNSEYADDYKNLQKQHQQVFIDKQNHIKTSIHSKKFNDSQYLLSIDASNEKLREQARSLIDKAADKQKIKIESNDKDYVFIHFILNNLPRGLIGLLLAVILSAAMSSTASELNALGSTTTIDLYKRNTVEKTEEQMVKASKWFTFAWGIIAIGVACIANLAENLIQLVNIIGSIFYGNVLGIFLLAFFFKFVKGNAVFIAAIITQIIVITLYFLNENELINLPFLWLNFVGCVIVISIACLFQTINSNYEQLKS; encoded by the coding sequence ATGCAAACACTCAGTTGGATTGATTGGACCGTTTTAGCAGTTACATTAATAGCCATAGTAAGCTATGGAACATGGCAGACCCGTGGAAGCAAAAATGTGCAGGACTATTTAAGAGGTGGTAACACATCAAAATGGTGGACTATAGGTCTATCAGTTATGGCAACTCAAGCCAGTGCCATTACCTTTTTATCAACCCCGGGACAGGCCTTTAATGATGGTATGGGCTTTGTACAATTCTATTTCGGGTTACCTATTGCCATGGTGGTTATTTGTATGGTTTTTATTCCATTATACCACCGACTAAAAGTGTATACGGCTTATGAATTTTTGGAAAACAGATTCGATTTAAAAACCAGAACCCTCACTGCAATTTTGTTTTTAATACAACGTGGCTTGGCTGCAGGTATCACCATTTTTGCTCCTGCCATTATACTTTCTGTGGTTTTAGGTTGGGACTTGTTAACACTAAACATCATCATTGGTTTTTTGGTTATTATCTATACCGTTTCTGGAGGGACACGTGCTGTTAATGTTACTCAAAAACATCAAATGGTAATAATATTTTTTGGTATGTTAGTGGCTTTCTTTTTAATTGTTAGCAAGCTACCTACAGACATCACATTTAGCAAAGCACTTAATATTGCTGGTGCCAGTGGAAAAATGGAAGTATTAGATTTTTCTTTTGATTTAAATAATCGATACACATTTTGGAGTGGCATAATTGGTGGTACATTTTTAATGCTCTCTTATTTTGGGACGGACCAAAGTCAAGTACAACGATACTTATCTGGAAAATCTGTAAAAGAAATGCAATTAGGCTTGCTTTTCAATGGTCTTTTAAAAATCCCAATGCAGTTTTTTATCTTAATTGTTGGGGTCATGGTATTTGTGTTTTATCAATTCAATCAAGCACCATTAAATTTTAATCCTGTTGGCACGGAGGTAGTTTTGAATTCGGAATACGCTGATGATTACAAAAACCTCCAAAAGCAACATCAGCAAGTTTTTATTGATAAACAAAATCATATTAAAACATCTATACATTCAAAAAAATTTAATGATTCTCAGTATTTATTATCAATTGATGCTTCTAATGAAAAGTTAAGAGAACAAGCTCGTTCACTTATTGACAAAGCTGCTGATAAGCAAAAAATTAAAATAGAAAGTAATGATAAAGATTATGTATTTATTCATTTTATACTGAACAATTTACCGCGTGGCCTCATTGGTTTATTATTAGCTGTTATATTGAGTGCAGCCATGTCCAGTACTGCATCTGAATTAAATGCACTTGGCTCAACAACTACCATAGATTTATACAAACGAAATACGGTTGAAAAAACCGAGGAACAAATGGTTAAAGCCTCTAAATGGTTCACCTTTGCCTGGGGTATTATTGCTATTGGTGTAGCTTGTATAGCTAACTTAGCCGAAAACTTAATCCAATTGGTAAACATCATCGGCTCTATTTTTTACGGCAATGTATTAGGTATTTTCCTGTTGGCGTTTTTCTTTAAATTCGTTAAAGGAAATGCCGTTTTTATTGCTGCTATCATTACACAAATTATTGTTATTACTCTCTACTTTTTAAACGAGAATGAATTAATCAATCTGCCCTTTTTATGGCTAAACTTTGTTGGTTGTGTTATTGTTATTAGCATTGCATGTTTATTTCAAACCATAAATTCAAATTATGAACAACTCAAATCATAA
- a CDS encoding DUF2911 domain-containing protein, with amino-acid sequence MKKILFMAMVFTFSLNVTAQVTTPQPSPFGKLEQKVGLTDVSIEYSRPSMRGRTIFGDLVSYGKLWRTGANKNTIITFSDDVVIEGHTLKAGAYSIFTTPNETSWDVVFYTDIENWGTPQKWDNSKVAVKTTVKSYPIPFDVETLTMDVNSISNNGAKLEIFWEKTYVAIPFEVPTDKIVSKSIEKAMKGTSAEDYYAAAVYYLEEGKDIKKAQEWMEKAMSMIENPAFYQLRKLALIYAEAGNKKAAIEAAKKSLEGSEKVGNADYIKMNKASLKEWGAL; translated from the coding sequence ATGAAAAAGATTTTATTTATGGCTATGGTTTTTACATTTTCATTAAATGTAACAGCTCAAGTTACTACTCCTCAACCAAGTCCATTTGGTAAATTAGAACAAAAAGTAGGGCTTACTGATGTTAGTATTGAGTATTCAAGACCAAGTATGCGGGGGCGTACAATTTTTGGAGATTTAGTTTCTTATGGAAAATTATGGCGTACAGGGGCTAATAAAAATACGATAATCACTTTTAGTGATGACGTTGTTATTGAAGGGCATACATTAAAAGCAGGTGCATATTCAATTTTTACTACGCCTAATGAAACTTCATGGGATGTTGTTTTTTATACAGACATAGAAAACTGGGGGACACCACAAAAATGGGATAATTCCAAAGTAGCTGTAAAAACGACTGTAAAATCATATCCTATTCCTTTTGATGTAGAAACTCTTACTATGGATGTTAATAGTATAAGTAATAATGGTGCCAAACTTGAAATTTTTTGGGAGAAAACATATGTGGCTATTCCTTTTGAGGTACCAACAGATAAAATTGTATCAAAGTCCATTGAAAAGGCAATGAAAGGAACGTCAGCAGAAGATTATTATGCAGCAGCGGTTTACTATTTAGAAGAAGGAAAAGACATAAAGAAAGCACAAGAATGGATGGAAAAAGCGATGTCTATGATTGAAAATCCAGCCTTTTATCAATTAAGAAAATTAGCATTGATATATGCAGAAGCAGGTAATAAAAAAGCGGCCATTGAAGCAGCTAAAAAATCTTTAGAAGGTTCTGAAAAAGTAGGAAATGCAGATTATATAAAAATGAACAAAGCCTCTTTAAAAGAATGGGGAGCTTTGTAA
- a CDS encoding aldo/keto reductase — protein sequence MKEIVLNDGNKLPIIGFGTYKSTEQEGIQSIKNALKIGYRMFDTAAKYNNEKEVGTAIHESGFDRKEIIITTKLWRENLGYEATKKAFNKSLKTLKLDYIDLYLIHWPANARNYDDWQKTNADTWRAMEELQADGKIKSIGLSNFWQEHLEALFLTANVAPAINQIEFHPGYWQPELTEFCKSNDIMVESWSPLARGKVFGNEVIQSLAKHHHKSIAQICLRWITQHGVISIPKSNTLKRIEDNFNIFDFKLSDKEMLLINELPEMGFSGELPNIWPDVLDIKN from the coding sequence ATGAAAGAAATAGTATTAAACGACGGTAATAAACTACCTATTATAGGTTTTGGAACATACAAATCTACAGAGCAAGAAGGTATTCAATCCATAAAGAATGCCTTAAAAATAGGCTACAGAATGTTTGACACCGCTGCCAAATATAACAATGAGAAAGAAGTTGGTACAGCCATACATGAAAGTGGCTTTGATAGAAAAGAAATTATAATAACCACAAAATTATGGCGTGAAAATTTAGGATACGAAGCAACTAAAAAAGCCTTTAACAAGTCATTAAAAACCTTAAAGTTGGATTATATTGACCTATATTTAATCCATTGGCCTGCCAATGCAAGGAATTATGACGATTGGCAAAAAACAAATGCTGATACTTGGCGTGCTATGGAGGAATTGCAAGCTGACGGGAAAATAAAATCCATAGGGCTAAGTAATTTTTGGCAAGAACATTTAGAAGCTCTTTTTTTAACTGCAAATGTGGCACCAGCTATCAATCAAATTGAATTCCACCCCGGTTATTGGCAACCAGAATTGACTGAATTTTGCAAATCGAATGATATTATGGTTGAATCTTGGTCACCGTTGGCACGCGGCAAAGTATTTGGAAATGAAGTAATCCAATCCCTAGCTAAACACCACCATAAATCTATAGCTCAAATCTGTTTAAGATGGATTACTCAGCACGGAGTCATCAGTATTCCGAAATCAAATACACTGAAAAGAATTGAAGATAACTTTAACATTTTCGACTTTAAATTATCAGATAAAGAAATGCTGCTAATAAATGAGCTACCAGAAATGGGATTTAGCGGAGAATTGCCTAATATTTGGCCTGATGTCTTAGATATTAAAAATTAA
- a CDS encoding PIG-L family deacetylase, protein MQKRLLFLILIGFISFSTQAQHPQKPNASEIYQSIQKLNFLGSVLYVAAHPDDENTRLISYMANHVNARTAYLSLTRGDGGQNLIGPEIREQLGVIRTQELLGARRIDGGEQLFTRANDFGFSKHPDETLTIWNKEEILSDVVLAIRKFKPDVIINRFDHRSSGNTHGHHTTSAILSVEAFDLANNNSAYPDQLKNVDVWQPKRVFFNPSWRFYGSQEKLDEVDKSNFISLDLGVYYASSGLSNTEIAALSRSMHASQGFGNTGTRGELFEYLELIKGDFPQDKLNIFEGIDTSWSRIEGGQAIESILNQVQKNYNFNNPSASIKELVRAYQLIQNLNNEHWKQLKSKEIKNIIAACAGLYLEASSSTNHTTNNETIKINIEAINRSHSNIVLENYITSNKLAIQKSIQLKNNIGYHFSETITIEANQAPTTPYWLSKKGTLGMYHVDNPLWIGLPETPKPNNIVFNLMIEGTPISYSKPIVYKTNDPVKGEVYKPFEIIPEASAKISEKVIIFENTHQKEISVTVKAGRNNLEGYIEISHPNDWKIYPQKQKILIPHKGEEQKFVFTITPPIHQSEGYISPIVSINDKQYSKELIEIDYNHIPFQTILLPSESKMVRLDIKKKGENIAYIEGAGDVVPESLRQIGYNVTILKPESITPETLSSFDAVVIGIRAYNTVETLKFKQQFLFDFVANGGNMVVQYNTNRGLLTNELAPYDLTLSRDRVTDENADVTFLAPNHPLLNYPNKITKQDFEDWKQERGLYFPSDWDKAFTPILSMSDKGESAKKGSLIVAKYGKGYYIYTGLSFFREFPEGVSGAYRLFANILSIGKGNINTKDSK, encoded by the coding sequence ATGCAAAAACGTTTACTTTTCCTTATTTTAATAGGTTTTATATCTTTTTCAACACAAGCCCAACACCCCCAAAAACCTAATGCTTCCGAAATTTATCAGTCCATTCAAAAACTTAATTTTTTAGGCTCAGTTTTATATGTAGCTGCTCACCCTGACGATGAAAACACCAGACTTATTTCCTATATGGCCAATCATGTCAATGCACGGACGGCTTATCTGTCTTTAACACGTGGTGATGGCGGACAAAATTTAATAGGCCCAGAAATCAGGGAACAATTGGGTGTTATCCGAACCCAAGAATTATTGGGTGCTAGACGCATTGATGGTGGCGAACAACTGTTTACAAGAGCCAACGATTTTGGATTTTCAAAACACCCAGACGAAACCTTAACTATTTGGAACAAAGAGGAAATATTAAGCGATGTGGTTTTAGCCATTAGAAAGTTTAAACCAGATGTTATAATAAACCGATTTGACCATAGAAGTTCTGGAAACACACATGGACATCATACAACTTCAGCAATATTAAGTGTTGAAGCTTTTGATTTAGCTAACAACAATTCAGCCTACCCTGATCAACTAAAAAATGTTGATGTTTGGCAACCAAAACGTGTATTTTTCAATCCTTCTTGGCGGTTTTATGGCAGCCAAGAAAAATTAGATGAAGTAGATAAATCAAATTTTATTAGTTTGGACTTAGGGGTTTATTATGCGTCAAGCGGATTGAGTAATACTGAAATTGCTGCTTTAAGTAGAAGTATGCATGCATCACAAGGCTTTGGAAATACTGGAACACGGGGCGAATTGTTTGAATATTTAGAACTGATAAAAGGGGATTTTCCTCAAGACAAATTAAACATTTTTGAAGGTATTGATACATCATGGAGCCGTATTGAAGGCGGACAAGCTATTGAAAGTATTTTAAATCAAGTACAAAAAAATTATAACTTTAATAATCCTTCAGCTTCAATAAAAGAGTTAGTTCGCGCTTATCAATTAATTCAAAATTTAAATAATGAACATTGGAAACAGCTCAAATCTAAAGAAATAAAAAACATCATTGCGGCTTGTGCTGGACTGTATTTGGAAGCCTCATCAAGTACCAATCATACCACCAATAACGAAACTATTAAAATCAATATTGAAGCTATTAACAGAAGCCATTCAAATATTGTTTTAGAAAATTATATAACTTCCAATAAATTAGCTATTCAAAAAAGCATACAATTAAAAAACAATATTGGATACCATTTTAGTGAAACCATAACAATTGAAGCTAACCAAGCTCCAACCACACCATATTGGTTAAGTAAAAAAGGAACATTGGGTATGTATCATGTAGATAATCCTCTTTGGATTGGTTTACCTGAAACTCCTAAGCCAAATAATATTGTTTTTAACCTTATGATTGAAGGCACCCCAATTTCATATTCAAAACCCATCGTTTATAAAACCAATGACCCCGTTAAAGGCGAGGTTTATAAACCTTTTGAAATTATTCCCGAGGCATCTGCTAAAATCTCTGAAAAAGTTATCATTTTTGAAAATACCCATCAAAAAGAAATTTCAGTAACAGTAAAAGCAGGTCGCAATAATTTAGAAGGCTATATAGAAATATCGCACCCTAATGATTGGAAAATATATCCTCAAAAACAAAAAATACTAATTCCCCATAAAGGAGAAGAACAAAAATTTGTGTTCACCATCACTCCGCCAATTCATCAAAGCGAAGGGTATATTTCTCCCATTGTTTCTATAAATGATAAACAGTATTCTAAAGAGCTTATTGAAATTGACTATAACCACATACCATTTCAAACCATTTTACTTCCTAGTGAGAGTAAAATGGTTCGCTTAGATATTAAAAAGAAAGGAGAAAACATTGCTTACATTGAAGGGGCTGGTGATGTGGTTCCAGAAAGCTTAAGACAAATAGGATATAATGTTACTATCCTAAAACCGGAGTCTATTACCCCTGAAACATTAAGTTCTTTTGACGCTGTAGTTATTGGTATTAGAGCTTATAATACTGTTGAAACATTGAAATTTAAGCAACAATTTTTATTTGATTTTGTGGCTAATGGTGGTAACATGGTAGTACAATACAACACCAATCGTGGCTTACTTACAAATGAATTAGCACCGTATGATTTAACATTATCTCGTGACCGTGTAACTGATGAAAATGCTGACGTAACATTTTTAGCTCCCAATCATCCGTTATTAAATTACCCAAACAAAATAACAAAACAAGATTTTGAAGACTGGAAACAAGAACGTGGGTTGTATTTTCCAAGTGATTGGGACAAAGCTTTTACCCCTATTTTATCTATGAGCGATAAAGGCGAGTCTGCAAAAAAAGGCAGCTTAATTGTCGCGAAATATGGGAAAGGCTACTATATTTATACAGGCTTAAGCTTTTTTAGAGAATTTCCTGAAGGAGTTTCTGGTGCTTACCGATTATTTGCCAATATACTTTCCATTGGAAAAGGTAATATAAACACAAAAGACTCTAAATAA
- a CDS encoding HAD family hydrolase, which translates to MKYEKLLNLTINNFFMDITVNENTVLVFDLDDTLYNEIDFLRSAYTEISKQLNPDNWELLFVNMFSRYRQQLNVFNFLSETYAVPKNQLIESYRNHKPLIKPKKNVITVFEKIRKNNGKIAIITDGRSTTQKQKIKALNIEPFLDLIIISEETGFEKPHKNNFQLVETKFKNCKYYYIADNFRKDFITPNELGWKTVGLIDSGLNIHNDAYKYVEEKHSPNHLIFSFQDLNII; encoded by the coding sequence ATGAAGTACGAAAAATTATTAAACTTAACTATTAATAATTTTTTTATGGATATAACAGTTAATGAGAATACGGTTCTTGTTTTTGATTTAGATGACACATTGTATAATGAAATAGATTTTTTAAGGTCAGCATATACAGAAATTTCTAAACAGTTAAACCCAGATAATTGGGAATTACTATTTGTAAATATGTTTTCCCGTTACAGACAACAACTTAATGTTTTTAATTTTCTTTCAGAAACCTATGCTGTGCCTAAAAATCAACTGATTGAAAGTTACAGAAATCATAAACCTCTAATTAAGCCTAAAAAAAATGTTATTACTGTTTTTGAAAAAATAAGAAAGAATAATGGCAAAATTGCTATAATAACTGACGGAAGATCTACCACACAAAAACAAAAAATAAAAGCATTAAACATTGAACCCTTTTTAGATTTAATTATTATATCTGAAGAAACAGGTTTTGAAAAACCTCATAAAAACAACTTCCAGCTAGTTGAAACTAAGTTTAAAAATTGCAAGTATTATTATATTGCTGATAATTTCAGAAAAGACTTCATTACTCCAAACGAATTGGGTTGGAAAACTGTTGGGCTCATTGATAGCGGTTTAAACATTCATAATGATGCTTACAAATACGTTGAAGAAAAACATTCTCCAAACCACTTGATTTTCTCTTTTCAAGACTTAAACATTATATAA